A region of Aphanothece sacrum FPU1 DNA encodes the following proteins:
- a CDS encoding DUF2949 domain-containing protein: MSSTTYAHFLRFLEEELSLSHDSIAIAQKSVEQTQGPLPMLLWQYGLINLKELDRIYDWLEQA, translated from the coding sequence ATGTCAAGCACCACTTACGCTCACTTTTTACGCTTCTTAGAAGAAGAATTATCTCTTTCTCATGATTCTATTGCGATCGCTCAAAAATCTGTAGAACAAACACAAGGGCCTTTACCTATGTTACTTTGGCAATATGGTCTAATTAACCTAAAAGAATTAGATCGCATTTATGATTGGCTAGAACAAGCATAA
- a CDS encoding YggT family protein, translating into MDATLLIVQTLQNFINIYLVLIFIRILLSWFQTAEWATSTMSFLSPITDPYLNIFRSVIPPLGGMDFSPILAIILLQFLSSALTGVL; encoded by the coding sequence ATGGATGCTACCCTACTGATTGTTCAGACCCTACAAAACTTTATTAATATCTACCTGGTTTTGATCTTCATTAGAATCTTGCTGTCTTGGTTTCAAACGGCTGAGTGGGCCACGAGTACCATGTCTTTCTTAAGTCCGATTACTGATCCTTATCTTAACATTTTCCGATCTGTGATTCCTCCTTTGGGTGGCATGGATTTTTCTCCCATTTTAGCCATTATACTTCTCCAATTTCTATCCTCAGCCCTCACAGGGGTATTGTAA